The Vibrio quintilis DNA window ACAGGCACCCGCAGGCATGAAATCCGGCACGGTATCATCCACACCGGTGATTAACTCGTTTACCGGCACACTCAAAGAAGGAGGTGAAAATATTGGGGTCGTGACAGAAATTCAGCTGACGCTGGAAAATGGCATTGACCCGCGCTTTATCATTGGTTCGAAAGAAACCATTCGTCCGCAGATTGGCCGCTCAAATCTCTCGGGGCAGATCACGGCTTATTTTGAAAATGCACAGTTGCTGGATAAATTCATCAACGAAACGGAAACCAGTCTGGAATTTACCCTGCCGGACGATGCCGGGAATGCTTACACCTTTATCATTCCGCGCATCAAATATAATGGCGGCCAGCCTGATGTATCCGGTCAGGGTTCTATTCAGCTGACACTGCCATTCCAGGCACTGTTTGATGAAGCCCAACAATCCAACATTGTGATTCAGAGAAAGGCCGTCTGATGCGGGAAATGAAAGCATTTTTTACCCGTCAGAAAGCCAATGAAGGCGTGCGCCTGCCTTTAACGCTGCCGGACGGGACAAAAACAGAACATTTCTTACTCATTCGCGGTATTGACTCGGATGCATTTCGTGAAGCGGAAGCAGAAGCGAAGCGTCAGGCGATGCAACTGTCAATGATCGAAGATGAGGAAGAAAAGCAGCAGGCGATTTCGGACAGGAAACTCTCACTGGTGGCGACACTCGTGCTGGACTGGTCATTTGAACAGGAATGTTCCCCGGAAAACGTGACGTCATTTCTGCGCGAGGCGCCGCAAATTGCTGATCAGGTTGATCAGCTTGCTGCGAGACGAGCACTTTTTTTCGACAAAAGGTTGAGCAGCTCTTCAGGTTCGCAGCCAGCGAACGGCAGCTCAGCCAAATCCCGCCCGGTTCACGGGTAACTCACCGGCAGACACTGATTCAGGTATGGAAAACCACAGGCAAAAAACCTCAGGCGCTTGCTGAGCACCCTGAGGTGCCTGATGAGCTGAAGTATCTGTGGGAATGGTTTCAGGAGCTTCACTCAGGTGAAGCGCTTTCTTTTTCAGAGATTCATTCCTGGGCTTTGATGACCCGCAGATGTCTGCGTGGCTGGGAAGTGGATGTTTTGCGGTCGTTAGACCGCATTAACAGGAGCATTTATTCATGACAGAAATCAACACGCTTCAAGTTGCAGCATCGGTTCGCAGTCTGTCTCAGTTAGAAAAACAGGCGGAACAGACACAAAAGGCAACGACAGCACTCACGCATGCTTTTGAGGGGTTATCCAAACCCGTTAAGACGATGCAATCTGCGTTCGCTGACCTTAACCGTGTTGTGACCAAAAGTCAGAAACTGACATCGCTTCAGCGCCAGTTGACGACTGCAAAAGAGAGTACGGCAAATTTAACCCAGGCTGTCAGACAGCTGAATAAAACCGCCGGGCAGGGCTTCGGCGACAAGATGCAGAAGGAGGCTCAGACCGGGGCAGCGGCATTGAATTCACTGGCGCAGACCCTGGCACAATACAAAGAGGATGCACTGTTTTCGGATCTCATTCCGGATGCGATGTTTGAAAAAGCGGATCAACTGACATCGGCCTTTGCCTCGTTAAATAGCCAGCTGGCTCAGTCCGCCGGTCAATCCGGCCAGCAGGGAAGCGACGGGCTGTTTTCCGGCCTGATTCCCGATCAGGCCAGCCAGCAACTGGATGGCATGACTCAGGAACTGGCGGCGTTTGCAACGGACTGGGAAACGTTGATCAGCAATGTTCAGAACAAAGGGCTGGACCAGATTGTGGCTCAGTCGCAGGAGATTGGCACCAATGCGCTGAAGGATTTTGCATCAGACTTCGGAAAAGCTTATGGCAATCAACTTAAAGATGAGCTGTTACCGGAAGATTTCATGAAACACATTAGCGGTGTGGATGATTTCTTCGATCAACTGGATGAAGGCTGGGATTATTTTACCAGCCGGATTCAGGAAAAAGGGCTGAGCGGTCTGTGGGATGAGGCCCTTGACGCTGGCGCCGAACCATTCGACGAGATGCTGAGCAGCCTGTCTTCCGGCTTTAAAAGCCAGATTGTCGATACCCTGGTGCCGGAAGGCTTGTTTGATGAGTTTCGGCAGTTAGGCAGTGTCTTTTCAGATTTAGGCTGGGATGGCGCCACCTCTTTCTTCAACGGGATGTTTACACCGGCAGAAGGGTCGCAGTCAGGCTCTGGTGGTTCGGGTTCTGGTGGATCAGATAGCACGCTTGATGCAACCCGTCAGCAGTATGACAGCCAAACCGGTCTGGAGCTGGATTTGACCGAGCAACGGGAAAGTCAGAAAGCGCAGATCGAAAGTCAGTACCAGCAGACCCGGCTGCAAAGTGCCTCCGACTTTTTCAATAATATTGCAGAGTTAGCGGTCACTTCCGGCGGAAAACAATCCAAAATTGCCAAAGCGGCTGCTATCGCGCAGGCCACGATGAAAACCTATGAATCGGCCACCGGCGCTTATGCCGCTTTAGCCGGTATTCCTTACGTCGGTCCGGCACTTGGTGCCGCCGCTGCCGCTGCGGCTGTTGCCGCCGGTATGGCAAATATTCAGGCGATTCGCTCGGCAAACTTCTCCGGTGCTTATGATCACGGCGGACTGATTCCTTCCGGCAAGATTGGCCTGGTGGGTGAATACGGACCGGAACTGATTGCCGGCCCGGCGACAGTCACCAGCCGCAGGGCGACCGCTGAGCGTTCGTCCGGTACTTCGGCCACGGCCAGTCAGGTGTCGTTTGCGCCTGTGATTAATATCTCGGGACAGACCGACAACTCCGCCCGGCAGACCGCGCAGCAAGTCCGCAGTACGCTGCAGGGGCTGATGGCCGAATTCATTACTGATCAGCAACGTTCCGGGGGCATGCTGAACCAACAAAGTGAGGTATCCTGATGAGAGAAACCTTTCCCGATCTTTGTCCGGATTATAACTCCGGTGCATCGATTTCTCATGACGTTGTTTCCGTCTCTTTCGGAGATGGTTATGAACAGAAAATGCCTAAAGGCATCAATCATACGCAGCTGAGTTACTCGTTAAGCTGGTCCGGGCTGACACAAAGTGAACGGGACACCATCGTCGCTTTTCTGATGAAACACGGCGGTGTGACGCCATTTCACTGGACGCCGTGGGATGGTCCGGAGCAGTTATGGACCTGTGAGAAATACACAGTTTCTCCGAAACCGGCCAGTTACTACGACATTTCAGCTACTTTCACAAAGTCTTATAGCCTATGAACTACACAGAAACGGTTCAGAAAACGTCTTTACCGGCGATTGTCGAGATGTTTTCTGTCACAACCTCAACAGGCACGCTCCGTTTTGTCACGGGGCCCCGCGATGGCAAGCCGGTTGTCCATGCGGGTAAAACTTATACGCCATTGCCGATTGACGTGTCCGGCTTCGGCTTTAATACCACAGGCTCAATTCCGCGCCCGACCATGCGGATCAGCAATATCGACAGTGCGCTGATTCCGGTGATTGCTGAAACGGATGACCTGATCGGTGCGCGGGTGGTTCGCCAGCGGATTTTTGCCACCAATCTCGACGGAGAACCGGATGAAGATCCGGGACAGACCTTTCCGCCGGATATTTATGTGGTGAACCGCAAGTCCGTTCAGACCCGCGCATCGATTGAATGGGAGCTGGTGGCGGCGATTGATCAGGAAGGCGTCAAACTGCCGCGCAGGCAGGTGATCCGCGATTACTGCCAGAGTATTTACCGGATTTATGATGCTGAGCAGGCAGCGTTTGATTACAGCGCGGCGACCTGTCCGTATACCGGTGTGGTTTGCTTTAATGCTCAGGGAAAAAGCGCCGGTGCGGATTCAGATGCGTGCGGCAAAACCCTGGCGGACTGCAAAAAA harbors:
- a CDS encoding phage tail assembly chaperone, with product MREMKAFFTRQKANEGVRLPLTLPDGTKTEHFLLIRGIDSDAFREAEAEAKRQAMQLSMIEDEEEKQQAISDRKLSLVATLVLDWSFEQECSPENVTSFLREAPQIADQVDQLAARRALFFDKRLSSSSGSQPANGSSAKSRPVHG
- a CDS encoding phage tail assembly chaperone, with amino-acid sequence MQVWKTTGKKPQALAEHPEVPDELKYLWEWFQELHSGEALSFSEIHSWALMTRRCLRGWEVDVLRSLDRINRSIYS
- a CDS encoding AAA family ATPase codes for the protein MTEINTLQVAASVRSLSQLEKQAEQTQKATTALTHAFEGLSKPVKTMQSAFADLNRVVTKSQKLTSLQRQLTTAKESTANLTQAVRQLNKTAGQGFGDKMQKEAQTGAAALNSLAQTLAQYKEDALFSDLIPDAMFEKADQLTSAFASLNSQLAQSAGQSGQQGSDGLFSGLIPDQASQQLDGMTQELAAFATDWETLISNVQNKGLDQIVAQSQEIGTNALKDFASDFGKAYGNQLKDELLPEDFMKHISGVDDFFDQLDEGWDYFTSRIQEKGLSGLWDEALDAGAEPFDEMLSSLSSGFKSQIVDTLVPEGLFDEFRQLGSVFSDLGWDGATSFFNGMFTPAEGSQSGSGGSGSGGSDSTLDATRQQYDSQTGLELDLTEQRESQKAQIESQYQQTRLQSASDFFNNIAELAVTSGGKQSKIAKAAAIAQATMKTYESATGAYAALAGIPYVGPALGAAAAAAAVAAGMANIQAIRSANFSGAYDHGGLIPSGKIGLVGEYGPELIAGPATVTSRRATAERSSGTSATASQVSFAPVINISGQTDNSARQTAQQVRSTLQGLMAEFITDQQRSGGMLNQQSEVS
- a CDS encoding phage tail protein, producing the protein MRETFPDLCPDYNSGASISHDVVSVSFGDGYEQKMPKGINHTQLSYSLSWSGLTQSERDTIVAFLMKHGGVTPFHWTPWDGPEQLWTCEKYTVSPKPASYYDISATFTKSYSL
- a CDS encoding phage minor tail protein L, with protein sequence MNYTETVQKTSLPAIVEMFSVTTSTGTLRFVTGPRDGKPVVHAGKTYTPLPIDVSGFGFNTTGSIPRPTMRISNIDSALIPVIAETDDLIGARVVRQRIFATNLDGEPDEDPGQTFPPDIYVVNRKSVQTRASIEWELVAAIDQEGVKLPRRQVIRDYCQSIYRIYDAEQAAFDYSAATCPYTGVVCFNAQGKSAGADSDACGKTLADCKKRFGEHGILPFDGFPGVARVRKS